The following are encoded together in the Caretta caretta isolate rCarCar2 chromosome 17, rCarCar1.hap1, whole genome shotgun sequence genome:
- the LOC125623974 gene encoding immunoglobulin kappa light chain isoform X2, protein MVMRSPESSLDILQHVDEDTDKLECKISRYFTDNTQILWPGLQTQLHKLDSWFTGTIKHLDDKFTITVFLVQSSASKEAENRIPEDVSQGNTETFYLSGVFLVRTGPSVIQSGLNKDVLLSCAFSVDHNTDVTIKWILQQKGGHKKLIFAYNGSTRQVEHKDKRAEMFLAEIPKGNASLLLKTVGVRDAGTYSCQILVSSVLWAQNIQLEIVEKPTVTLNAAVLSLVEGDEHKLVCDISHFYPHDAEAQWFQEPMQQGMLPHLVTHVVSSSHRQNSDGTYSFSSYFLLKASLRDDGRQYTCRVEHQSLKHPIKKSLTVKVTESTSATWFLVILFVVLAGCLVVMLYFLYQGMSTNKPKPY, encoded by the exons ATGGTGATGAGATCTCCAG AGTCCTCACTGGATATTCTCCAACACGTGGATGAGGATACTGACAAGCTTGAATGTAAGATTAGCAGATATTTTACAGATAACACCCAGATCCTCTGGCCTGGGTTACAAACTCAACTTCATAAACTAGATTCATGGTTCACTGGCACCATAAAGCACCTGGATGACAAATTCACCATTACAGTCTTTTTGGTACAATCAAGTGCCAGCAAAGAAGCGGAGAACCGAATTCCCGAAGATGTTTCTCAAGGCAACACAGAGACGTTTTATCTTTCAG GTGTATTCTTGGTACGCACAGGACCCTCTGTAATCCAATCTGGCTTGAATAAGGATGTCCTCCTCAGCTGTGCTTTCTCAGTCGATCACAACACAGATGTCACCATCAAATGGATATTACAGCAGAAAGGGGGACACAAAAAGCTGATATTTGCCTACAATGGATCTACCAGGCAGGTGGAACACAAGGATAAACGGGCTGAGATGTTCCTAGCAGAGATCCCGAAGGGGAATGCTTCTCTCTTACTAAAAACAGTGGGAGTAAGAGAtgcaggaacctattcttgccaAATATTGGTGTCCTCAGTGCTTTGGGCACAGAATATCCAGCTGGAAATAGTAG aaaagCCCACGGTGACCCTGAACGCTGCTGTCCTGTCTCTGGTGGAAGGAGACGAACACAAGCTGGTCTGTGACATCAGTCACTTTTACCCTCATGATGCCGAGGCTCAGTGGTTTCAGGAACCAATGCAGCAGGGGATGCTCCCACATTTGGTGACTCACGTTGTCTCTAGTAGTCACAGGCAGAACAGCGATGGGACTTACAGCTTCTCCAGTTACTTCCTGCTTAAGGCCTCCCTCAGGGACGATGGGCGTCAGTACACCTGCCGAGTGGAACACCAAAGCCTAAAGCACCCAATCAAGAAAAGCCTGACGGTGAAAGTGACAG AATCTACCTCAGCAACTTGGTTCCTTGTCATCCTATTCGTCGTCCTTGCTGGGTGTCTTGTTGTGATGTTGTATTTTCTTTaccaag GGATGAGCACCAATAAG CCAAAACCTTACTAG